In Phaseolus vulgaris cultivar G19833 chromosome 3, P. vulgaris v2.0, whole genome shotgun sequence, the sequence aaaagtcaccccttgcgcaagtgcactcccaggtaggaggactcacgaGGACatacccccagatggggtcacggcgctgtgaggccctccacgtggacagcagccaagtcagaatagaaacgtcattttgtcaggtacaaggtaattaaagttatttaacacagtttacgtttcgagcattttaaggtactttaaatgcttcaggcggtttcaacgtcttaaaggcactgaacgtttcataattaaatgcgctttaaggtgctttgaatgcgggagtagtttaaatagcgccttgaatgttggaaacggggttcgaacttttggcataCTTTCCTAGAACACACTCTGGTTGCTTACTCGAGTCTTGAgactacgcacaagggactagagagagagagaggttgtttgccaggaGGAGAAAATAGACACTAGAGATAGtttcttttgaccaccttcagagtgccattcacggtgctccgatacggaggtgtagagttttggtgtttcccgctagctgacttgagcgtcggagtgcaaacggccgctagggcgcccttttgtccttctttgcaggaatccacaggtaaccagtgggaaggagtccctagctgacgggtgaggttgcgcacaaaaacgtcccaggtcaaccggccggaacattaaATATTGGAAATAGAAAGGAGAAATGAATACACGAAAAAAGAACTTATAGAAAAAGGAGAAACAACACTAGTATTCATATGACAAATACTATTCCATactatgattttatttttgttggtgATAATTTGCAttgtaaaaatttatttagtttgattaaaatttatatttaatcaaaataaaactaaGTTGAATAATCGGTAAATTTATCATGTATTACTACTATGTTAGCTATGTTTTGATAAAATTTGTTGTTCCTACCGGTTGACCAAATTGTGCTTCGTGCGTAGCTAAGACTCGCGTATCAATGACTCCTTCGTCTTTGTTCCAAATCTCCACCCTTCGTcgccgtgagtacctgaaacagagagaacaaagggcgtcctcgtggccgtttgcactccgacgctctaGTCAGTATGGCAGTAAAACaccgtgcacctccgtatcggaacaccgcaACTGTAGTGTTCTGAAGGTGCGTAACTGTTTCCTAACTAACTTCTCTCTTGTGCTCAAATCACTCGTGTGTACAGAGTGTAAGCGCAAATGATTTAAAAACGTACCTCACTAAGCTTTCggaaaagcttatataccttgggtttcaaTCTTTTGTCACGAGTCACTCATGACTTAAGCACAACTCTGGGTGGAGGCCTTACGAcgttgtaacccaacttagggaaaacCCAGCGCGCAAGTCTCCCTTCCTTGAAGTGCATCTGGTGCAgggggtgactacctgggtgccgACTAATGCGCCCCATCCTCTAGTCATGCGCCCTGGGGATATCTCTGCCTTCTTCTCGTACCACGCATGCAGAATACCCCCTGGGATGTGGCCCTCTcccgggtcgtatctgtcccagtgGTTCTCCAAAGGTGGTGTGCACTGCCGCGTCTCTACACCTCATGCATGGGTACTCCACAAGTCCGGTCTCTCCCTGCGGGTACTGGGAGTATggctttgaagccacctttctcttctctttattactctTCTGAGGTACCGAGGctcgaggcctccacgcccttACCGTGGCCTCTTACCATGTCGCCCCCTACATGGTCtcccctacccgtgggtatcggagGGTGGCCCTTCCTATCTATGGGCGCGTCCTAGGGTGCCGCCTCCTCCACGGTCgctcctacccgtgggtatcagGAGGTGTTACCCATTGGATGCAAGAACCCCTTGACTCGGACCCAGTCAACGCCCGAGGCCGGTCAACGCTCGAGGCCCGACCATCTTCCTTCCCATCTCCCTGTGCCCTCAATGGGTTCTACCAagtgttgactttggtcaacgcccgtgGACGGGTCGGTACATTTATGTTTACATGTATTCGTATTTATGAAAATGaacttaaatttatattgatAATATAAGTGTGTGAATAATAATTGTACTGGCCAGACCTCAGACATCAACATCAAAGATCGGTATCGGACATTAACATCGGACATCAGTGGTATGGTCGCAATAATAGGCCACGTAAGCGCGACCTCGGGAATAATATGAGTTAAAAGCTAGATATAAGAAAGACCTAATTCACGGGAGAGTCCTTGCATgcggtgtgtatagtacattcagGTGCAGCACAAGGAAGTATTCCTTGAAGGGGGCCTAAGCCCACGAGCActagggtttccaaggaaagctgcatgcatggcacgtgaaaaATTAGGGCACCTGCAGAATAGATGGCTCCGCAGTGGTGGTGCATGAATTGGTACCCTGACAACCATATTGTTAAGATTACGCACTCCAGGAGAGGAAGGTTTTGTGTGTCTgattacgctaagattgtgtaatgcGGCACAAAAATCTCCTCCTAGTAACCCTAATCCCTCTAGGGGCACGGGGAACAGTGAGTTGACCTACAAGACAACCTATAAAAGGGAGACGACatccctggtaaaggtacaccgtttctaagcttgaaactattttacttactcattgttttttagcccagtactgacttgatcgccGGAGTGCAATCAATAGGTAGGCCCCCCTCTGTGTCAACGGAGTCGCTTTCTAGCATCCAGAAGTGAGCGCGGGAACTAGGAGGAGCCACCGCCAGCCTTTGAAGTCAACGGCGGCTGAGTCAACCaacgagaacatttggcgcccaccgtgaggcccgataaaactaggtcTCACCCACAATTGTGTTGAGAGCCATCTAGCAACATGAGAAACACAAGACAAGGTGCATCTGTACTAGAAGGAGGAGACAGcgtcaccatgcaacaactcatggagaccattcACGCCCTTCAGCAAGCAGTGGCGACGTCCAAAGCTGACCAGGACAGGATTCTGGCCGAAGTTCAGGCTGAACAGGTAGCTAACCAGGACCGATTCCAAGTCGATTTGGCCGCGTCACAGGCAAGCAATGAAGAGTTGCGTGTGCCAACGAGGAACTGCACAGAGACTTGCAACACATAGGGGAGCGCACGAACGATGAGCCAAACCCAGGCGATCATGGATACGGAAATACCAGCTAGTTTCAAGGTTCCGAAAATCACCTTCACAGGTGTTGAAGACCCGGAGGCCCACATCACGAccttccacacccagatgatgatCTCGGGAGGAACTGGCGTTATGCActgcaagctgttcatgagaGCATTCTCAGGAACAGCGTTAGACTGGTTCATTAGTCTCCTCAATGCACATATCACCTCGCTTGACCAGTTCTCAACCTTGTTTAGAGAGCAGTTCATTGTCAACCAGACTCCCCCTCCTGTCTCTTTCAATCtctttgatgtgaagcagtattaGGGAGAGCCCTTGAAAGATTTCCTGAACCGGTTTGGGGCACTGGTGGTGAAGCTGCACACTACAGACGAAGCCATGGTGGTACACGCCTTCAGGTGTGAGATCTTGTCAAGGCCTTTCAGTGACTCCCTGATAAGGTGTCGCCCAAAGACGTTTAGTGAGATCCATCGCCGAGCCGTAGCCCACATCGGCGCAAAAGAGGAGGTGTCTGAAAAACGTGGAAGTGTTGGCCCAACTAGACCTCGGGGAACTGGTCGCCCTCAACCCGTGAGGGTGAATGAAGCCACGACAGGAAAGAAACCCCCAGCTAAACAGACAACGTATGAGCCCGGGAAGCATCAGACTAGGGCACGAACTAGAGAAGGCACACCCACCAAACACTGATTCAGAATAGACCTTAAGGAGTTGATCGTTATCCCCAATGTAGCGGATAGGCTGAAGTCACCCCTAAAGACCGATAGGAGATTGGGGCCAGGCAAGGACACTTGGTGCAAGTTTCACCAAGCCTTTGGCCACAACTTGCGCAACTGCTTAGCACTGGGGCACCAACTAGATGAACTGGTGAGGAATGAATTTCTGAAAGAATATCTACAAGAACAATAGGGAGCTCCGACATCAGCAGCCTCAGTAAGAGACCAGGGGCATGAGGTACCCATCCACGGGGAACTCAAtaagggggtttctcaggaggaggatgcaccgcctcccagcgaaagaaatatgCCAGGAAAGTAATGGAAGTGGAATCAAAGGAGTCAGACCAATCCCCCGAGCCTGACCTCTTCTTCACCAAGGGCAACCTGCAGGATATGgtcccacatgacaatgaccAGTGGTGATATCAGTGGTGACAGTGGGGAAAAGAGTACACTGTGtccttgtcgaccaaggaagctcggtagacgtgatgttctggtccaCCTTCAACAAGTTGTAGTTGTCGCCCGACCAGTTAAGACCTTATGACGGCTGCCTATACGATTTTGCTCGGGACCACGTAAAAGTGCGTGGACATGTAGAGCTAAGGACAACCTTCACTGACGACACGGCGTCCCCCACCGTTAACATAAGGTATCTTGTTGTCAATGCTCCTTCAGCTTATAACATACTTTTGGGTAGGCCTGCTTTGAACAGAATTGGAGCAGTAGCCTCTacaaggcatatgaagatgaagttgcttTCCCTTGAAGAGActgtgatcaccatcaagttcGATtagaaggaggcaaagaagttgTATCGTCctgtatccgggcgttgacaaagtcaaggtcaaagtcaacataaggcgtcacctaggtgaagagacgccaagtgccagcgtcgccaagaggaagcgtcgccaaggcaaggcgttgcctaggtgaaggcgtcgcccaaccaaggcgtcgccaagatcaaatatcactaaggcaaggcaatcacagtgtggttccccgatacccatgggtaggaaagaccatggagggagcaacgtcgtgggaaggcctcaggtcccgataaatacggggtagtgataaagagaagagaaaggtggcttcaaggccatagtgatagcaccagtgtagggcagcctgactcgtgaagtacccctgtcgccccagagaagcctttgggacagatacgactcaagaggagggtcacgcccagggtagccaggcgtagggtacgagaggaaggccgatacactctcaaagtgagtgactagatgattgggggcatgagttggcaccctaaaagtcaccccttgcgcagtagcactcccaagcaggaggactcgcacgaagaaacgcccccagttggggtcatggcgctgtgaggccctccacgtgtacaacagtcaggtcagaatagaaacaccatttaaccaggtaccaggtaattaaattcatttaatacagtttccgtttcgagcgtttaaggtattataaaggctcccaagcgtttcaacatCTTAAATGCGCtgcgttttctaattaaatgcgctaattaaatgcgctacgttttatgattaaaggcgctttaaatgctagggtagtttgaatagcgctttgaatgttgggaacggggttcgaacttttggcaaattttccagaaactatctagttgcttgctcgagccttgaggttacggacaagggactggggaaagatctttgctaggacgagaaaatatacactagactcagtttcctttttaccaccttcagagtgccatacgcggtgctccgatacggaggtgcatagtttttggtgtttcttgctttctgacttgagcgtcggagtgcaaacggccgctagggcgcccttttttccttctttgcaggaatccacaggtaaccagtgggaaggagtccctagctgacggttgaggtcgcgcacaaagacgtctcaggtcaaccggacagaacatttggcgcccaccgtagggccgatataaaacattggTCTCATCGTAAGTTTGAAAGGATCTATCAGGTCACGATAACGATCGagaaaacagtgaagaatggccTCCACTAGACAAGCTACCGCACGCGCTGCGCCAGAAGAactgtccatgcagcaggtcctggagataatgcgggggctgcaagatgatatggcggagtcgaagttggaacaggaacgcatgcaagcggatctcgaagcctcgcatgtgaggaacgaagagctccatcgtataaatgaggagttgcgccggggcTTGCGGAATAATCGGGGGCAACGcgaacatgacgagatggagaacctctccccgccaagggagttttccactcccttctcgcaagagattctggatgcagtgatccccaacacgttcgcagggcccaaggtgatcttcaccgggatggagaaTCTTGAGGCGCATCTctctgcatttcacacacagatggtcctggtaggcggctccgacgctgccaagtgcaagctctttatgagcaccctgacggggatggctatggattggttcatcagcctcccggacggccatatcacctccttccgACAACTGTCGCggttgttcagggaacaatacctagcaaacaaggccccgcagCCGGtttcctacgatctgtttgatgtgaaacagtatcaaggggagaccctaaaggaatacatcaaccgcttcggagcccaggtagtaaaggttggtacgacagaggagcccatgattgtgtacgcgttcTTGAAAGGTGTATGCCCCGGCACTTTTGGCgaatcattcgcaaccgccctaggacttttgctgaaatacgccgtcgggcggtggaacatatcgcttctgagggagaggtatgtgagaagcgcaccagcgtcgtgccctcaTGCCCGAGAGGACCGACGCGAACTCAGCCCGCCaaggtcaatgagaccacgacgggaaggaagaaaccagaggggagacgcccctacgaggccaacAGATTTGAACAAagcctgcccgaaggactcaTACCTGTTCCCCAGCATTGATGCCCTAGTGGACAGTGTGTCAAGTTGCAGACTCCTCAATTTTTTGGATGCTTTCTCCGGATAAAATCAAATCCAGATGCATCCCAGGGATGAATGCAAAACAACATTCATGATAGAGCTTTCCAGTTATTGTTAcgaggtgatgccttttgggctcaAGAACGCTGGCGCAACTtatcaaaggttgatggatagggtgctcGCCCTTATGATAGGGCGGAACGTCCAGGCCTACgttgatgacatggtggtcacctcttAGGAGAAACACCAACACGTTGCCGACCTTGAGgagctattcaccacaataACCAAGAAcaggttgaagctgaacccgAAAAGTGTGTGTTTAGGGTAGAGACAGGGAAGTTCTTAGGGTTCTGGCTTACCGAGCGGGGAATAGAAGCAATCCCTGAGAAGTGTGCGGCAATCATAGCCATGAGGAGCCCGATCtcagtgaaggaggtgcaacaactaATAGGATGGATGGCAGCTTTGTCCCATTTTCTATCAATAGGAGGGGAGAAAGgacatccatatttccagtgcttaAAGAGGAACAAGAGGTTCGTATGAACCAACGAGTGCGAGGAGTAGTTCCTCAAACTAAAAGAATACCTTGCCAGTCTCCCAATATTGTGTAAGCCACGACCAGGTACTCCACTCCGCCTATACTTCGCCATTACAGAACGGGCCATCAACTCGGTCATCGTCCAGGAGCATGACCACGTGCAGAGGTCCAACAGGTAAGCACCTCAGaaggtgatcctgcctgttgaccggagcgctggagaatgcctcgtcaaaggatcgacgtgcgcgccgcttctcacctccgttcctcctctggatctatctcaagaacctgcaaagaaacgatacggcgccgctgcggccgatcgcactccgacgctcaagtcagtgacggtatcaccaaatactaagaactggagccgtgcaaatctctctcacaaacagctctgtcactcgcaagcgtaaagtgtatgaactgaacgtgcgtaccttagaaaatctgttaggaactcttatatacctgatggttttctctctcctggcagttacagacttggacacgtggcttgtatccaactgtacacgtgccatcatctggggctccctgacttggcgctgcttcttctctcgttttggctaagttacctatgcatggtactgcccagtccatagctaactcaggagtgcgatctctactgaaactggcgaggtagggccttcatacaccttccctgtggtctcgccggccgccttcataatctgcttctccttcatcttcggcgatgtgcttgttctggcgatctccgactgcctggtcgcctgagtccgcatctggcgacttcatccccaacctggcgatcgcctattctggtaagctggaggtcggaacacgccaacttaactatcggcgactacacgtgcctcccgacttccttcccaactgtcaacctggcgccttgtcaacacgcctatactgtagcaggatgccacgtcatcgcatccgaccaccagggcggtacacaagccccccagtcttaagcgaagacttgtctagcgaaaagactgaaaaagccttcgttaacgccggtctacgtggcatgggcgcagaattccaagcgatagtactttctgctgctctgacgctccaccaaacccttcgcgcatggttcgacacgtggctctcatcaacggctatcttcatctgccgttagcgcttccccaaaccgtttcgaaaacccttaaaccccttacgctcctactgttccatcactttcttcacacttgcatacg encodes:
- the LOC137839252 gene encoding uncharacterized protein gives rise to the protein MQADLEASHVRNEELHRINEELRRGLRNNRGQREHDEMENLSPPREFSTPFSQEILDAVIPNTFAGPKVIFTGMENLEAHLSAFHTQMVLVGGSDAAKCKLFMSTLTGMAMDWFISLPDGHITSFRQLSRLFREQYLANKAPQPVSYDLFDVKQYQGETLKEYINRFGAQVVKVGTTEEPMIVYAFLKGVCPGTFGESFATALGLLLKYAVGRWNISLLRERYVRSAPASCPHAREDRRELSPPRSMRPRREGRNQRGDAPTRPTDLNKACPKDSYLFPSIDALVDSVSSCRLLNFLDAFSG